CGAGAGGTAAAACAGCTTAGCGCCCTGGTAAATCTCGGTCCAGAAGCGGTGCTTGAGGCGCTTCTTGGTCGCACGCAGTGTGCGCGTCTTTTTGATCAGGTCGAGATGTGTAAGGACGCCCATCACCTTGGGAAAGCCGTGCGACTGCAAGACATTCAAAAACTCCATCGTCTCCATCTCAAAGCCAAAGCTTCCGTCAATCATCAGGAGAACGAGGTCGGCAATCTTGCCGATATCAATCATCGAGTTGATGTCATTGTTGCACTCGATAAACGTCAGGCGTCGCTGCTTGCCGGCGACGACTGTCACAGGCCCCGCAATGTGCGCGACCGTGTGCTTTGTATAGCGCCGGATCAGGCTGCGCATCAGCGTCGATTTGCCGACGCCCTCCGGGCCGACAATTGCGACAAtcaccggcggcggctcctTGTCGGGCGTGCGGTCGACCATCGGCAcatgcaggcgctgctggtcgagctcggcattgcggcgcacctgctTGTCCGCCGCAAAggggtgcgccgcgatgAACGCTTTTGGATTGAATCCATTCTTGTGCCGGTCACGTCCCTTGGCCTTCTCAGCCTTGGGgccggcctgcgccgcgcgatgcgcgcggtgcacctGCGTCGCCTCCGCCATCGTCGACGCTCGGACAACGACACCAAAAATTTGCTTCGGCCGAAGTGGCAAAGGCCGCGCGTCCACGTGTGAGCAACGTTCGTGGAGCTTCGCCTGTTCGCTCCGACCCCTATTATGCCCCGCTCTTCTCGTTCGTCTGGCCCCTCGCGCCCCGCCCCGGCGGGCTCGCGCGGCATGCATACCatgtcggcgccgcgctcgtcggcgccgcccatGGCTCCTCGccagcacgctgcgccgcagcagacgcacgccgcgccccaggcgcaagcgcagcaggcccccggcctctttggccagatggcctcgaccgccgcTGGTGTGGCTGTCGGCTCGGTACGTATTTTTGCTAACACAGACTGTGGGCCACGGTATCAGCAACATGCTCTTTGGTGGCCACCACGAGgctgcgcccgccgccgaggcgccgcctgcgcaggcGTACGACAACGGCGCCTTctcgcagcagcagcacaCCGGCATTAACTGCGATGCGCAGAGCAAGGACTTCTTGCAGTGCCTGGAGAAGACCAACGACATGAACGCCTGCTCGTActacctcgagcagctcaaggCGTGCCAGGCCGCTGCTCGTCCCTACTAAGTAGTCATGTAGACAGCCGCTCAATCGGCTCTATGGTATGCGCAAGGATCCACGCGCCGTTGGGCAGGTCATTGGTATCCGCTGGGTAAGTCgtgcgacgtacctcggtggcgcgccgcgtccggcgtcggcgcaaGGCCCGCCTCGACGTGGCGGCGGGtcaggcgcgcgcgtgcctcggcctcgtcgatggTCAGCAGCCAGCGCAAGTcccagcacgccgccgcgcggtccCACGGCGCGACAGACAGGTTGCAGTAGAGCCCCTCGACGAGAACGATTTTGTGCGACGGCAGGATCGTGATGCCGTCAGCGACCGGATCTTTTTCCGCGTGCGAGAAGGAGGGCGCGTGGAGCGTCGGGAGTGCGCCGGGGTggcccgacgcgcgcaagcgctcGACAAACGCGACAAATGCCTGGGTGAGCATTGCGACGTACGTCCGCGTCAAACGTAaatgcggcgccgcggcgcgcgtgtgcgTATGCGGGGTCGTCCATcgcatcgagctgcgcgcgcgtgtAGTGAAAGCCGTCCATGCCGACGCACACGCACACCTCCGCCCCGGCCTGGCGGTTGACCGCGTCGGTGACGCATCGCGCGAGCGTTGTCTTGCCCGACCCCGGGATCCCCGAGAGTCCGACCAAAAAGCGCCTGGGCGTGTCGAGGCTGGGTCAGTGCGTCGACCTACGCCTCAGCcccgcgcagcacgcggccTGCGAGGGAATCGACTTGCGCTTGCATGACGCTATCTGCTACGACACGTGACGGAAAGAAGGACGGTGGCGCACAGGCCAGTTAGTCGGGGTGGATGAAGCCGTCGAGGACGATGCGAACGTCGTTCACGTCGCAGAGGTCCTCGAGGAATGGGCACAGGTCCGTGAGCTCGGTGTCGTGAGGATCGTTGAACCAGCTCGAGACCGGGACTGCGTTGGTAGGATGGAAAATGTACGAGGCAGGGGAATTGTCGAGGATGATGGTATCATGCAGTGGGCGCCCCAGCTGCGAAAGGTCCTTGACGTAGTTACCGTGGTGATTATAGCACGACTCACGGAAGAGCCGGTGATGCACGACATGGTGAATGTCAAGAATGTCAATCACGGGATCCGCATACTTGTTCAGGCTTGCCGTGAAAATCACCACCTCGTACAATTCGCCCATCTGGCGCATAAACTCGTCGACACCAGGCCGCTTGATCACATAGACGCTGTGCGTCACTCCATCGATCTCGACAGGAACAATAAAGTCCGCATTCGGGACCATCTTGAAGGAGCTGTGCACCAGTGTCTCGTCCAGATCCAGCACAAGGCACTTGCGTTGGGCCGCCACACCCTGCGCGGGAGGCAGGAGGGGCCGGGGGTTGCCGCGTTCATCGAGCAATAAACCCGTGCCACCTTGGTTGATCAGacgctgctcctcggcgagcatcTCTTGCTCCGACACCAGATCCGTGTCATACGGCATCGGCATGCCACCCGTCTGCCCGACCGAGGCAATAATCCCGCCGCCGTACTCGTCGGTATCTtcgccgtgcgtcgcggtACTCGGCGGGCCGATCACCGAATCGCGCGAGGGGAGACCCGCTTCCGGCTCGGTCACCGTCGCATTTTGCAGCGAGCCGGTGGTGCCCAGCAtgcccggcacgccgtcaCTCGATTCGGCCTTGCTCGGCATCGTCAccgtgctcggcgaagaggcgacctgcgcgtgtttgggcgacgcaggcgcgccgtggctcggcgcgggctgcgtcggctcgtccagcgccgcagcctGCGTCGCAGAGTTGCCCGAACAAGTCATCATCGCAAagagcttgcgcaggccCCGCGGTCGGTCGCTGGGGGGCTCCGGCCGCGGCCCTTGGATCGCAGGGGTACGCGGCATGCGATGCGGAGCAGATACAGTATTTTCGGGCACATTCATGGACGGTGCCCGCGTCAGCTCAATGCTGGGCTTGCCTTGCGTAGAGGGAGTGGGTTTTGGAGGCAGGGGGGTCCCATTCGTCGTCGGGGACCCCGTTGCGTTCGGGGAGGCGGGATGCGTTACGCTCAGCGCAGGCACGCCGGACGAAGCACTGGGTTCAGGTGTTAATACAGGCGCATGTGTGGTTACTGCGTCGGACGTGGTATTGGAAACGGGCTGGCCCAGCGCCACGgcgtggtgcgccgcgccgcgtacTGGCCGGGCTGGCTTGAGGTGCTGCGAgggtgcgcgacgtgaatcggcagcagcgacggcaTTCGGCACgccctgctcgccgagcggcgcctgcgcaggcATCGTGGGCATTCTACTGCTTCGCCCAATCGACGCGTCTCTGTCGCGCTCTCGTGGTGATCGGCAGACCAAAAGAGGGAGCGCtgccggccgacgcgccaaaccccgtgccgcgcgcccaTGCGTGACCCACGTGGCTGTCACAGGAGTCAAGCATGAGCAGTGCGGCGCCAAGGAAAGAGgaagaagaggaggaggagatTGTAGGTGGTGCGTCTCACGCAGGAATTCATCAATGTCGAGTTCGACTTtaccgcgccgagcgagatTGACTACCAGGCGCTGAAGCGTCTGTTCCAGCAGCTTTTCTATACGCATGCCCCGACGATGGACCTCGGCGTGGTGGCCGACTACGTCGTGAACCTCAGCCAGAACCACGGCATCGGCACAGTGGTCAAGGTTGACGACAtggagcaggtgcgcgaTCCATACGCGGTGATTAGTGCGCTTACGTTTGGCGAGAAGGGCGTGCCCGCCGCGGATCTGCTGCGCACCTATCTcacgacgcagctcgcACGCTCCGCCAAGGGCaagccgctgctcgacctgaTCAATAGTGCGTCGGGCAGCAAGCCGCTCGTTCTGCTGTTGCACGAGCGCATGATCAACCTGCCGGCGCAGGTTATGCcgccgctcctgcgcatGCTCCACGAGGAGTACGAAGAAGGGCGCCAggaggcgacgccgccggccgccgagccgacCCACCTGCTGGTCTTTTCGCGTGGATTCTCGGCAGACGCCCTCGAAGAGGATGCGGACCAGGAGCCGACCGGcttggccggcgcacgcaagcgcaaggcgggGCTCAACCAGACGCAccccgacgacgcggctgccgcggcgctcggcaaggctGCGAAGCGCAAAATGATCAAGacgccgtcggcctcgtcgcgcctcgacgacgggCTAGGGTCGTTCCACCCGGaagacgagctgctcgccgagtttGTCTCGCACCACTTCCACTTCCGTTTCcccccgccgcgcgacgcaatCGACAcgtacgaggcgccgaTCTATGGTCGGATCATGGCGATCCCCTATGCCAAGGTCCCTGCGGCCCTCGCGCGGATCCAGGCCGAGTGGCCTGCACCGATGTAGCGTACATCACTCTTATATTCTACACATAACTACTCGACCTTCTCTTCCCCTTTGTTCTCCACCGTGATCGGAGGAGGAATGGAGTGCAGCGACAGGCCAGACTTGTCGTCGTTCACGCGGACCTCGACCTGGTCGCCGTCATTGATCTTGCCTTGGATCATGTCGGCCGCCAGCGGGTTCAGCA
The Malassezia japonica chromosome 2, complete sequence genome window above contains:
- a CDS encoding uncharacterized protein (BUSCO:EOG09265RGS; COG:S; EggNog:ENOG503P5MG); the protein is MSAPRSSAPPMAPRQHAAPQQTHAAPQAQAQQAPGLFGQMASTAAGVAVGSTVGHGISNMLFGGHHEAAPAAEAPPAQAYDNGAFSQQQHTGINCDAQSKDFLQCLEKTNDMNACSYYLEQLKACQAAARPY
- a CDS encoding uncharacterized protein (EggNog:ENOG503P476; COG:F; COG:H); protein product: MQAQVDSLAGRVLRGAEALDTPRRFLVGLSGIPGSGKTTLARCVTDAVNRQAGAEVCVCVGMDGFHYTRAQLDAMDDPAYAHARRGAAFTFDADAFVAFVERLRASGHPGALPTLHAPSFSHAEKDPVADGITILPSHKIVLVEGLYCNLSVAPWDRAAACWDLRWLLTIDEAEARARLTRRHVEAGLAPTPDAARHRADTNDLPNGAWILAHTIEPIERLST
- a CDS encoding protein-serine/threonine phosphatase (EggNog:ENOG503NTXG; COG:K), coding for MPAQAPLGEQGVPNAVAAADSRRAPSQHLKPARPVRGAAHHAVALGQPVSNTTSDAVTTHAPVLTPEPSASSGVPALSVTHPASPNATGSPTTNGTPLPPKPTPSTQGKPSIELTRAPSMNVPENTVSAPHRMPRTPAIQGPRPEPPSDRPRGLRKLFAMMTCSGNSATQAAALDEPTQPAPSHGAPASPKHAQVASSPSTVTMPSKAESSDGVPGMLGTTGSLQNATVTEPEAGLPSRDSVIGPPSTATHGEDTDEYGGGIIASVGQTGGMPMPYDTDLVSEQEMLAEEQRLINQGGTGLLLDERGNPRPLLPPAQGVAAQRKCLVLDLDETLVHSSFKMVPNADFIVPVEIDGVTHSVYVIKRPGVDEFMRQMGELYEVVIFTASLNKYADPVIDILDIHHVVHHRLFRESCYNHHGNYVKDLSQLGRPLHDTIILDNSPASYIFHPTNAVPVSSWFNDPHDTELTDLCPFLEDLCDVNDVRIVLDGFIHPD
- the BCP1 gene encoding Mss4p nuclear export (BUSCO:EOG092649VA; COG:U; EggNog:ENOG503NVUT), whose translation is MSSAAPRKEEEEEEEIEFINVEFDFTAPSEIDYQALKRLFQQLFYTHAPTMDLGVVADYVVNLSQNHGIGTVVKVDDMEQVRDPYAVISALTFGEKGVPAADLLRTYLTTQLARSAKGKPLLDLINSASGSKPLVLLLHERMINLPAQVMPPLLRMLHEEYEEGRQEATPPAAEPTHLLVFSRGFSADALEEDADQEPTGLAGARKRKAGLNQTHPDDAAAAALGKAAKRKMIKTPSASSRLDDGLGSFHPEDELLAEFVSHHFHFRFPPPRDAIDTYEAPIYGRIMAIPYAKVPAALARIQAEWPAPM